From Myxococcales bacterium, a single genomic window includes:
- a CDS encoding HAMP domain-containing protein, whose protein sequence is MGTKLGAAVVLVVTVASAVVFFRVSQRERDSLVESKRVAAEMVADLFAASLGAPLDFGDKDAIDAELGHLTQNKDVVFAAIWQPGSDVPLAERVPGGARPSANVASGPARTVVQPTFVEVARVVVGGEGTPVGSTVIHFSLAGENAAYEINRQRILWLCLALALGTMTVLLVVSRLSVVGPIDALLRATQRIERGEREAEVRAFANDEIGRLARAFDKMRRAIFDREERLAEANANLRELFDHMRQAIVVFDVRGKVIGTQSRQATSVFGDEAEGERHVRDLLYPGVGAWDAERRAFEEWLALAFEVLPSAWHELLPLAPAEVRIPGEDSVRVLALDFQPVVRDDAIHSVMLLATDVSEQSRLQREVQEQGERHARQVATLKRLVSGGGQLFVAFLSVARGRLERARQLLGKLGALPLAKLDEAFQTVHTLKGEAATFELGQITTLLEGVESRLAGLRDQARESSTGTAELRDDLSGAIDSIAKLLDESEQLFIAASPSGRAALEQVTVQRSDLEKLSGIARSSGGELLELSERLHASVLGEHVGPLLERAPAWAESLGKRARLELEGRETRILASLGRVLPGVITHLVRNAIAHGIERCDERRATGKPEVGAIGVVATGPALRPRIEIWDDGRGVAKNPILAQAAEAGTPLGFAANHAGTFRVDTAVTSDDGLSGRGVGLAAVVRELDAVGYDVFVEARAPSGTRFILSPREAVSTEGGP, encoded by the coding sequence TTGGGCACCAAGCTGGGCGCGGCGGTCGTGCTCGTCGTCACGGTAGCGAGCGCCGTGGTGTTCTTCCGTGTGAGTCAGCGTGAGCGGGACTCACTCGTGGAGTCGAAACGAGTGGCCGCAGAGATGGTGGCGGATCTGTTCGCGGCTTCGCTCGGCGCGCCGCTGGACTTCGGCGACAAGGATGCCATCGACGCCGAGCTCGGACACCTGACTCAGAACAAAGACGTCGTGTTCGCGGCGATCTGGCAGCCGGGCTCCGATGTACCGCTCGCCGAGCGTGTGCCCGGCGGGGCCCGTCCCTCGGCGAACGTGGCGTCCGGCCCTGCACGCACTGTGGTGCAACCCACCTTCGTCGAAGTGGCTCGCGTCGTGGTCGGCGGTGAGGGCACTCCCGTCGGGTCGACGGTCATCCATTTCTCGCTGGCTGGGGAGAACGCGGCCTACGAGATCAACCGCCAGCGCATCTTGTGGCTGTGCCTCGCGCTCGCCCTGGGCACGATGACCGTGCTCCTGGTGGTGAGCCGGCTCTCCGTCGTGGGGCCGATCGACGCGCTCTTGCGTGCCACCCAGCGCATCGAGCGCGGGGAGCGCGAAGCCGAGGTCCGCGCGTTTGCCAACGACGAAATCGGCCGTCTGGCCCGCGCCTTCGACAAGATGCGTCGGGCCATCTTCGATCGCGAAGAGCGCCTCGCCGAGGCCAACGCCAACCTGCGCGAACTGTTCGACCACATGCGACAGGCCATCGTGGTCTTCGACGTGCGTGGCAAGGTCATCGGCACGCAGTCGCGCCAAGCGACCAGCGTCTTCGGCGACGAAGCCGAGGGGGAGCGGCACGTGCGCGACCTCCTGTATCCGGGGGTTGGCGCATGGGACGCCGAGCGCCGCGCCTTCGAAGAATGGCTGGCGCTTGCGTTCGAGGTGCTGCCCAGCGCCTGGCACGAGCTGTTGCCGCTGGCCCCAGCCGAAGTTCGCATCCCAGGCGAGGACTCGGTCAGGGTGCTCGCTCTGGACTTTCAGCCGGTGGTCCGAGATGACGCCATCCACAGCGTAATGCTGCTGGCGACGGACGTGAGCGAACAGTCCCGCCTTCAGCGCGAGGTTCAGGAACAGGGCGAACGCCACGCGCGCCAGGTCGCCACGCTCAAGCGCCTGGTGTCCGGCGGCGGCCAACTGTTCGTGGCGTTCTTGTCGGTTGCGCGCGGACGGTTGGAGCGCGCCAGACAGCTCCTGGGTAAGCTCGGCGCGCTCCCGCTCGCAAAGCTCGACGAGGCGTTCCAGACCGTGCACACCTTGAAGGGAGAGGCCGCCACCTTCGAACTCGGGCAGATCACCACTCTGCTCGAGGGTGTAGAGAGTCGTCTGGCGGGCTTGCGCGACCAAGCCCGCGAATCGAGCACGGGTACGGCCGAGCTCCGCGACGACCTCTCGGGCGCCATCGACAGCATCGCCAAGCTCCTGGACGAGAGTGAGCAGTTGTTCATTGCAGCGTCACCCTCCGGACGCGCTGCGCTCGAACAAGTCACGGTGCAGCGCTCCGACCTGGAAAAGCTGTCGGGCATCGCCCGCTCGAGCGGCGGCGAGTTGCTCGAGCTGTCGGAGCGCCTGCACGCCAGCGTGCTCGGAGAACACGTCGGGCCGCTCCTGGAGCGGGCACCCGCCTGGGCCGAGTCCCTCGGAAAACGCGCTCGCCTGGAGCTCGAGGGCCGCGAGACCCGCATCCTGGCCAGCCTCGGCAGGGTCTTGCCCGGCGTCATCACGCACCTCGTCCGGAACGCCATCGCCCACGGCATCGAGCGGTGTGACGAGCGAAGGGCGACAGGAAAACCCGAGGTCGGTGCCATCGGCGTCGTCGCCACCGGTCCCGCGCTGCGTCCGCGGATCGAGATCTGGGACGACGGCAGGGGTGTGGCCAAGAACCCCATCCTGGCCCAGGCCGCAGAGGCGGGGACCCCGCTCGGCTTCGCAGCGAATCATGCCGGAACCTTCCGCGTCGACACCGCCGTCACGTCGGACGACGGACTCTCAGGCCGCGGCGTGGGGCTGGCGGCGGTCGTGCGCGAGCTCGACGCGGTCGGTTACGACGTGTTCGTCGAGGCGCGAGCGCCCTCGGGCACCCGCTTCATCCTCAGCCCGCGCGAGGCCGTGAGCACCGAGGGCGGTCCATGA
- a CDS encoding response regulator, whose product MTEERGRIVVMDDSWLILEQIRLSLSAVGYQVRTTTSIEVAAKSAKNADLTVIDFHMPGMNGKEALTQIRRTLPAESTCQFYLYTSDPDEASRYRQHGFDGAFLKKGDEAALSTQVDAVFRTISLRKIAERIRRDRRHA is encoded by the coding sequence ATGACCGAAGAGCGGGGACGCATCGTCGTGATGGACGACAGCTGGCTGATCCTGGAGCAGATCCGGCTCTCGCTCAGCGCGGTCGGCTACCAGGTGCGCACCACGACGAGCATCGAAGTGGCGGCCAAGAGCGCCAAGAACGCGGATCTGACGGTGATCGACTTTCACATGCCGGGCATGAATGGCAAGGAAGCGCTGACGCAGATCCGCCGCACACTGCCCGCGGAATCGACCTGTCAATTCTACCTGTACACGTCGGATCCGGACGAGGCGAGCCGCTACCGTCAGCACGGGTTCGACGGCGCATTTCTCAAGAAGGGGGACGAGGCCGCGCTCTCTACCCAGGTCGACGCCGTCTTTCGCACCATCAGCCTGCGCAAGATTGCCGAGCGCATCCGCCGCGATCGTCGCCACGCCTGA
- a CDS encoding TonB-dependent receptor, which yields MKPSLCLATLALGLAVTVHARAQAAEDDTAELEGLLDESVVSAASKSAETARSAPATSVSISAEELKRHGIRTLDEAINYLAMGMLAEKKFQTADVGARGVLLRADFGAHVLLLLDGHVLNEQWGSSSYYDRGTMVPLELVDHIEIMLGPGSVLYGSSAMLGVVHIVTKRAKDFRGGHVAVDTEIPTSVRGMAGVGQEFKLFGKDAELTFAGEYFAQFGPSFDFAAFDPGPDSVTGLPRRFSTDKPVGIWGGKGDDAYYTRAPGAYLRLRVGNTEAALRGAIYKRTYSTDSGNFDDPDSFEQDRWLNLDLKHTLTLSKKARLSARAYGDLYDYRQDWRSDGAEDCLPGQDSGCLWRLTGISMSAGIEPQLSLDWAEDGSFVTLLGVDGRYKQVKSKVDFVDNATGVNPGSLGVFDKGERALGAYVQQTAAPVDWLALNAGVRLDADDRFGNHLSPRAAATMFPWKGGAIKAIYSEAFRAPSAFELYYFDPLTQIAGGDSLEPEVVRSVEASFEQRFGSQRILVGAFRSWWRDLAVSVELDPQELSDAIAAGELAPAATYAYQVRNLGSIENYGLNALYEGSAVTGRLRYGLSFTEAYTRLEDPGADPIRLEVAPSWFGNARISYDLSQGLPTVALASRIVSRRQLDRSEPGFADPQLELRLALTGPVPGVKGLAYRATANYVAVDDTPYIVGPALPTGERIHAPVDRLRTGVGLSYDFGW from the coding sequence ATGAAACCGAGTCTCTGCCTCGCGACCTTGGCCTTGGGCTTGGCCGTAACGGTGCACGCGCGTGCCCAGGCTGCGGAGGACGACACCGCTGAGCTCGAAGGGCTGCTCGACGAGTCGGTCGTCTCGGCGGCCTCGAAATCCGCCGAGACCGCCCGCTCCGCGCCGGCTACCAGCGTTTCGATCAGCGCCGAGGAGCTCAAGCGCCACGGGATCCGCACGCTGGATGAGGCCATCAACTATCTCGCGATGGGCATGCTTGCCGAGAAGAAGTTCCAGACCGCCGATGTCGGCGCCCGCGGTGTGCTATTGCGCGCTGACTTCGGCGCTCACGTGCTGCTTCTGCTCGATGGACATGTCCTGAACGAGCAGTGGGGTTCGAGCAGCTATTACGACCGCGGTACCATGGTACCGCTGGAGCTCGTCGATCACATCGAGATCATGCTGGGCCCCGGGTCCGTGCTCTACGGCTCGAGCGCGATGCTGGGCGTGGTTCACATCGTCACCAAACGAGCCAAGGATTTTCGCGGTGGGCACGTGGCCGTGGACACCGAAATCCCGACCAGCGTGCGCGGCATGGCCGGCGTCGGGCAGGAGTTCAAGCTGTTCGGGAAAGACGCCGAGCTCACCTTCGCTGGGGAGTACTTTGCTCAGTTCGGGCCGAGCTTCGATTTTGCCGCCTTCGATCCTGGGCCAGACAGCGTAACGGGTCTGCCGCGGCGTTTCTCCACGGACAAACCCGTCGGCATCTGGGGCGGAAAGGGCGACGACGCCTACTACACGCGAGCGCCAGGCGCGTACCTGCGGTTGCGCGTCGGTAACACCGAGGCCGCGCTGCGGGGTGCCATCTACAAACGCACGTACTCGACTGACAGTGGCAATTTCGACGACCCCGACAGCTTCGAGCAGGATCGCTGGCTCAACCTGGACCTGAAACACACACTCACGTTGTCGAAGAAGGCTCGGCTCAGCGCCCGGGCCTACGGCGACTTGTACGACTACCGGCAGGACTGGAGGAGTGATGGCGCCGAGGACTGCCTGCCAGGACAGGACTCGGGCTGTCTCTGGCGTCTGACCGGCATTTCGATGTCCGCAGGCATCGAGCCTCAGCTGAGCCTGGACTGGGCGGAGGATGGCAGCTTCGTGACCCTGCTCGGGGTCGACGGGCGCTACAAACAGGTCAAATCCAAGGTCGATTTCGTCGACAACGCCACAGGCGTGAACCCGGGCAGCCTCGGCGTCTTCGACAAGGGTGAACGCGCCCTCGGCGCCTACGTGCAGCAGACGGCGGCGCCGGTGGACTGGCTCGCGTTGAACGCCGGGGTCAGGCTCGACGCGGACGATCGATTCGGCAATCACCTGTCTCCCCGCGCGGCGGCCACGATGTTCCCGTGGAAGGGCGGCGCCATCAAAGCCATCTACAGCGAGGCGTTCCGGGCGCCGTCGGCGTTCGAGCTCTACTACTTCGACCCGCTGACGCAGATCGCGGGTGGTGACAGTCTGGAGCCAGAGGTCGTGCGCTCGGTCGAGGCCTCGTTCGAACAACGGTTCGGCAGCCAACGCATCCTCGTGGGTGCATTCCGGTCGTGGTGGCGGGATCTGGCGGTGAGTGTAGAGCTGGATCCGCAGGAGCTCAGTGACGCCATCGCGGCGGGCGAGCTCGCCCCGGCGGCGACCTACGCCTACCAGGTGAGGAACCTGGGAAGCATCGAGAACTACGGTCTGAACGCGCTGTACGAGGGCTCCGCCGTGACCGGCCGCCTGCGGTATGGGCTCTCGTTCACCGAAGCGTACACACGGCTCGAAGATCCGGGAGCCGATCCCATACGGCTGGAGGTCGCGCCATCGTGGTTTGGCAACGCGCGCATCTCGTATGATCTCTCCCAGGGGCTGCCGACGGTTGCGCTCGCGTCCCGCATCGTGAGCCGCCGACAGCTCGATCGCAGCGAGCCCGGTTTCGCCGATCCGCAGCTCGAGCTGCGGCTGGCGCTCACGGGCCCCGTGCCGGGGGTCAAGGGGCTCGCGTACCGGGCGACGGCCAACTACGTCGCGGTGGATGACACCCCGTACATCGTGGGTCCCGCCCTGCCAACGGGCGAACGCATCCACGCTCCCGTCGACCGACTGCGTACCGGTGTCGGTCTCTCGTACGATTTCGGCTGGTGA
- a CDS encoding YfiR family protein — MSRARGLTRRMFLAGSLGATLASLAPWVARAEEVTVPVALQVELLAKVAAYDKNLPARAGGKVRVLVLRKSDDDDSARVARHAKRELEKKDTIAGLPSEVTSLAFADATELVRLIKSKHVALVYVALGFSSAELGAIAKALEGVSVLTAGAAPKQVAGGLVLGFDLVGGKPKLLVNLKRAKKQSVELSSKVLKLVKVVE; from the coding sequence ATGTCCAGGGCTCGGGGGCTGACGCGTCGGATGTTCCTGGCGGGATCGCTGGGCGCGACTCTGGCGTCGCTCGCTCCCTGGGTGGCGCGGGCCGAAGAGGTCACGGTGCCCGTGGCGCTCCAGGTCGAGCTCTTGGCGAAGGTCGCGGCCTACGACAAGAACCTGCCGGCGCGCGCGGGTGGCAAGGTCCGGGTGCTGGTCCTCAGGAAGTCTGACGACGACGACTCCGCTCGTGTTGCGCGGCACGCCAAGCGCGAGCTCGAGAAGAAGGACACCATCGCCGGGCTTCCCTCCGAGGTGACCTCGCTCGCCTTCGCCGATGCGACGGAGCTGGTGAGGCTGATCAAGAGCAAGCATGTCGCGCTGGTCTACGTCGCGTTGGGGTTCAGCAGCGCAGAGCTCGGTGCGATCGCAAAGGCCCTCGAGGGGGTCAGCGTGCTCACGGCCGGGGCAGCCCCCAAACAGGTCGCCGGCGGCCTCGTGCTGGGCTTTGACCTGGTGGGGGGGAAACCGAAGCTGCTCGTGAACCTGAAGCGGGCAAAGAAACAGAGCGTCGAGCTCAGCAGCAAGGTGCTGAAGCTGGTGAAGGTAGTGGAATGA
- a CDS encoding acyl-CoA desaturase has translation MGLARNEYSRGPDEQISWLKSIPFILMHLMPFGIIWTGFGWREAALCAALYVVRMFFITAGFHRYFAHRAFKTGRLMQFVLAFGGGMAAQKGVLWWAGHHRHHHKYSDTPIDIHSPKRGFWWSHMGWIVCSKYEETPVERIRDFAKYPELRWLDRWHLLPAIALGAACLFLGGPRALFGGFFLSTALLYHGTFVINSVTHVFGRRRYATADTSKNSLLLALITLGEGWHNNHHYYQSTANQGFFWWEIDISYYRLKLLALVGVVWDLRTPSKKVLLANWEKPRAVADQPAPSFAPASVAVGERHATA, from the coding sequence ATGGGACTTGCCCGAAACGAATACAGCCGCGGCCCCGACGAGCAGATCAGCTGGCTGAAATCGATCCCCTTCATCCTCATGCACTTGATGCCGTTCGGCATCATCTGGACCGGGTTTGGTTGGAGAGAGGCGGCTCTGTGTGCGGCGCTGTACGTCGTTCGCATGTTCTTCATCACCGCGGGCTTCCACCGCTACTTTGCCCACCGCGCCTTCAAGACCGGGCGGCTCATGCAGTTCGTGCTGGCCTTCGGCGGTGGCATGGCCGCTCAGAAGGGTGTGCTCTGGTGGGCTGGACACCACAGGCACCATCACAAGTATTCGGACACGCCGATCGATATCCACTCTCCGAAGCGTGGGTTCTGGTGGAGCCACATGGGTTGGATCGTGTGCTCGAAATACGAAGAGACGCCGGTCGAACGCATTCGTGACTTCGCGAAGTACCCGGAGCTGCGCTGGCTCGATCGCTGGCACCTCTTGCCCGCCATCGCACTCGGCGCTGCTTGCCTCTTTCTCGGCGGGCCGCGCGCGCTGTTCGGCGGGTTCTTTCTCTCGACCGCACTGCTCTATCACGGCACGTTCGTGATCAACTCGGTGACGCACGTGTTTGGACGCCGGCGTTACGCCACCGCGGACACGAGCAAGAACTCGCTCTTGCTCGCGCTGATCACCCTCGGTGAGGGCTGGCACAACAACCACCACTACTACCAGTCGACGGCGAACCAGGGTTTCTTCTGGTGGGAGATCGACATCAGCTACTACCGCCTCAAGCTGCTGGCGTTGGTCGGGGTGGTCTGGGATCTGCGCACACCCTCCAAGAAGGTACTGCTCGCAAACTGGGAGAAACCCAGAGCGGTCGCCGACCAACCCGCGCCGAGCTTCGCTCCAGCGTCGGTCGCGGTTGGCGAGCGGCACGCCACGGCCTGA
- a CDS encoding YHS domain-containing protein gives MARSIFTIPALLLCNFMLLACENDERVKPEALSPAPAVAPASRSPGVKSAAATPQPGACGMQAEEQPAGACGQAAAAHGEGARGCGCGANCGPAEAPKAEAPKAEAPTGCNCGSHDTGSAERPIVPISEAKLGDRTRCPVTNSVFVVKTDSPKVELGGKTYHFCCEGCVTRFKKDPQQFLET, from the coding sequence ATGGCCCGCAGCATCTTCACGATCCCCGCGCTCCTGTTGTGCAACTTCATGCTCCTTGCGTGTGAGAACGACGAGCGTGTGAAACCAGAGGCACTCTCCCCCGCACCGGCAGTCGCACCGGCGAGCCGCTCACCGGGTGTGAAGAGCGCGGCAGCCACCCCTCAGCCGGGTGCGTGCGGCATGCAGGCGGAAGAACAGCCCGCAGGCGCGTGCGGCCAGGCAGCAGCGGCCCACGGCGAGGGCGCACGAGGTTGCGGCTGCGGCGCGAACTGCGGTCCGGCCGAGGCGCCGAAGGCAGAAGCACCAAAGGCAGAAGCTCCAACCGGGTGCAACTGCGGCTCGCACGACACCGGGAGTGCAGAGCGGCCCATCGTGCCGATCAGTGAAGCCAAGCTCGGTGACCGCACCCGCTGTCCGGTGACCAACTCCGTCTTTGTGGTCAAGACCGACTCACCCAAGGTCGAGCTGGGTGGCAAGACCTATCACTTCTGCTGTGAGGGTTGTGTCACTCGCTTCAAGAAGGATCCGCAGCAGTTCCTCGAGACCTGA
- the metH gene encoding methionine synthase, producing MNDTSSLLRKLAQERILVLDGAMGTAIQAYSLGEADFRGTRFASHPQDLKGNNDLVVLTRPDVALQIHEAYLAAGADIIETNTFSAQAISQADYSLESVVYDLNVEAARIARRAAAKFSDMTPDRPRFVAGALGPTTRALSLSPRVNEPGFRAVSFDQVRDAYAEQVRGLLDGGVDLLLIETIFDTLNAKAAIYAIEDVFEARGARVPVMLSVTITDKSGRTLSGQTVEAFWTSVAHANPISVGVNCALGAQEMRPYMAELSRAAPVLLSCYPNAGLPNAFGEYDETPDQTGQFLAEFAKDGLLNIVGGCCGTTPEHIKAIAERVRGIEPRAVPSITPATRYSGLEVLTIDSSSNFIMVGERTNVTGSKKFANLIKANDYQKALEVAAEQVRSGANVIDVNMDEGMLDSEAAMTLFLNLIASEPEICRVPIMVDSSKWSVIEAGLKCVQGKAIVNSISLKEGEADFLEKAKKVRRYGAGVVVMAFDETGQAETQERKFEICRRAYEILTKQAGFPPEDIVFDPNIFAVATGIEGHNQFAMSFIEATRAIKANLPGAKVSGGVSNLSFSFRGNDAVREAFHSAFLFHAIRAGMDMGIVNAGQLVVYEQIGKELLERVEDVLFDRRADATERMVEIAETVKGSGKKQEKNEEWRKLSVEERIQHALVHGVVDYIEADVEEARQKLARPLDVIEGPMMTGMGVVGDLFGAGKMFLPQVVKSARVMKRGVAHLEPFMEAEKARLGSSRPHAKIVMATVKGDVHDIGKNIVGVVLGCNNYQVVDLGVMVPANKILDAAVEEKADLIGLSGLITPSLDEMVNVAREMERRQMKLPLLIGGATTSRQHTAVKIAPAYSQEVVHVLDASRAVNVVSSLMDAPARAALDVKNRAEQEQLRRIHQNKLDKPLLSLADARARRPALEYSKTAPRPAFGGVHTLRDQPLLDIASYIDWTFFFTAWELPGKFPGVLDDPRYGAAARDLYENAQTVLRQITAGKLLCANAVYGFWPAASDGDDIVLFDDEQRRREVCRFNMLRQQLKHDAGPCRSLADFVAPMGSGVDDWVGAFAVTAGIGERELADRYTKALDDYDSIIVKALADRLAEAFAEYLHERVRREWGYGKGEHLSNKELIDERYRGIRPAFGYPACPDHSEKRKLFSLLEPGQVGITLTDSFAMLPAASVSGLYLSHPDARYFNVGRVGKDQVEDYARRKGVGVEQAEQWLHPSLSYEPAPSVRPLPAPADARAPRV from the coding sequence ATGAACGACACGTCTTCGTTGCTTCGAAAACTCGCCCAAGAACGCATCCTCGTCCTCGACGGCGCGATGGGCACCGCGATTCAGGCTTACTCCCTCGGCGAGGCCGACTTCCGCGGTACACGCTTCGCGAGCCACCCGCAGGACTTGAAGGGCAACAACGACCTCGTCGTACTGACGCGGCCGGACGTTGCACTCCAGATCCACGAGGCCTACCTGGCAGCGGGCGCCGACATCATCGAGACCAATACCTTCAGTGCTCAGGCCATCTCTCAGGCGGACTACAGTCTGGAGAGCGTCGTCTACGATTTGAATGTCGAGGCCGCGCGCATCGCAAGACGGGCCGCCGCCAAGTTCAGCGACATGACGCCGGACCGGCCCCGCTTCGTGGCCGGCGCCCTCGGACCGACCACCCGCGCGCTCAGCCTCTCGCCCCGGGTGAACGAGCCCGGGTTCCGTGCTGTGAGCTTCGACCAGGTGCGGGATGCCTACGCGGAGCAGGTCCGGGGACTGCTCGACGGCGGCGTCGATCTGCTGCTGATCGAGACCATCTTCGACACGTTGAACGCGAAGGCCGCCATCTATGCCATCGAGGACGTGTTCGAGGCGCGTGGCGCCCGCGTCCCGGTGATGCTGAGTGTCACCATCACGGACAAGAGCGGGCGCACGCTCAGCGGGCAGACGGTCGAGGCGTTCTGGACGAGTGTGGCCCACGCGAACCCGATCTCCGTCGGCGTGAACTGCGCCCTGGGCGCTCAGGAAATGCGGCCCTACATGGCGGAGCTCAGCCGGGCCGCGCCGGTGTTGCTCTCGTGTTACCCGAACGCGGGGCTGCCGAACGCCTTTGGTGAGTACGACGAAACGCCCGACCAGACGGGCCAGTTTCTCGCCGAGTTCGCCAAGGATGGCCTGCTCAACATCGTCGGCGGCTGCTGCGGTACGACACCAGAGCACATCAAAGCGATCGCTGAGAGGGTGCGCGGCATCGAACCCCGCGCGGTGCCGAGCATCACGCCGGCCACGCGTTATTCGGGCCTCGAGGTCCTGACCATCGACTCGTCTTCGAACTTCATCATGGTCGGAGAGCGCACCAACGTCACTGGCAGCAAGAAGTTCGCGAACTTGATCAAGGCCAACGACTACCAGAAGGCCCTGGAGGTTGCTGCAGAGCAGGTCCGGAGCGGCGCGAACGTCATCGACGTCAACATGGACGAGGGCATGCTCGACTCCGAGGCGGCCATGACGCTGTTCTTGAACCTGATCGCCAGTGAGCCGGAGATCTGCCGAGTGCCGATCATGGTCGACAGCTCCAAGTGGAGCGTGATCGAAGCCGGTCTCAAGTGTGTTCAAGGCAAGGCCATCGTCAACTCGATCAGCTTGAAAGAGGGTGAGGCTGATTTCCTGGAGAAGGCCAAGAAGGTTCGGCGTTATGGCGCCGGCGTGGTCGTGATGGCGTTCGACGAGACCGGGCAAGCCGAGACCCAGGAGCGAAAGTTCGAGATCTGTCGCCGTGCCTACGAAATCCTGACCAAGCAGGCCGGCTTCCCGCCGGAGGACATCGTGTTCGATCCGAACATCTTCGCGGTGGCGACGGGCATCGAGGGCCACAACCAGTTTGCGATGAGCTTCATCGAAGCCACCCGGGCCATCAAGGCCAACCTGCCCGGGGCCAAGGTGAGCGGCGGCGTGAGCAACCTGTCGTTTTCGTTCCGGGGCAACGATGCGGTACGCGAGGCGTTTCACTCGGCGTTCTTGTTTCACGCCATCCGTGCGGGCATGGACATGGGCATCGTCAACGCCGGTCAACTGGTGGTGTACGAACAAATCGGGAAAGAGCTGCTAGAGCGCGTCGAGGACGTGCTCTTCGATCGCCGCGCGGACGCCACCGAGCGCATGGTGGAGATCGCCGAGACGGTCAAAGGCAGCGGGAAGAAGCAGGAGAAGAACGAGGAGTGGAGGAAGCTGTCGGTCGAGGAGCGCATTCAGCACGCTCTCGTCCACGGTGTCGTCGACTACATCGAGGCGGATGTCGAGGAGGCGCGTCAAAAACTGGCGCGGCCGCTCGACGTGATCGAAGGCCCGATGATGACGGGCATGGGAGTCGTCGGTGACCTGTTCGGTGCGGGCAAGATGTTCTTGCCACAGGTCGTGAAGAGCGCGCGGGTGATGAAGCGCGGTGTCGCGCACCTCGAGCCCTTCATGGAAGCCGAGAAGGCCAGGCTCGGTTCCAGCAGACCGCACGCGAAGATCGTGATGGCCACGGTCAAGGGCGACGTCCACGACATTGGCAAGAACATCGTGGGGGTCGTGCTCGGCTGCAACAACTACCAGGTCGTGGATCTCGGAGTGATGGTGCCGGCCAACAAGATCCTCGATGCCGCGGTCGAGGAGAAGGCGGATCTGATCGGGCTCTCGGGGCTGATCACCCCCAGCCTCGACGAGATGGTCAACGTGGCGCGCGAGATGGAGCGGCGGCAGATGAAGCTCCCGCTCCTGATTGGGGGAGCCACCACCAGTCGCCAGCACACTGCGGTGAAGATTGCGCCGGCCTACTCTCAGGAGGTGGTCCACGTGCTCGACGCGTCCCGGGCGGTGAACGTCGTCTCGAGCTTGATGGACGCTCCGGCGCGCGCGGCGCTCGACGTGAAGAACCGCGCTGAACAGGAGCAGCTCCGGCGCATTCACCAGAACAAGCTCGACAAACCCTTGCTGTCGCTCGCGGACGCCCGAGCGCGGCGCCCGGCGCTCGAATACTCGAAGACCGCCCCGCGGCCCGCCTTCGGCGGTGTGCACACGCTACGCGACCAGCCGCTGCTCGACATCGCGAGTTACATCGACTGGACGTTCTTCTTCACGGCCTGGGAGCTGCCCGGGAAGTTCCCCGGGGTGCTCGACGATCCGCGCTACGGCGCGGCAGCGCGCGATCTGTACGAAAACGCCCAGACCGTGCTCCGGCAAATCACCGCCGGGAAACTCCTGTGTGCGAACGCGGTGTACGGCTTCTGGCCGGCGGCAAGCGACGGCGACGACATCGTGCTGTTCGACGACGAACAGCGCCGTCGAGAGGTCTGCCGCTTCAACATGCTGCGGCAGCAGCTCAAGCACGACGCTGGTCCGTGCCGGTCCCTTGCGGACTTCGTGGCCCCGATGGGCAGCGGAGTGGACGACTGGGTCGGCGCGTTCGCGGTCACGGCGGGGATCGGCGAACGTGAGCTGGCGGACCGGTACACCAAGGCCTTGGACGACTACGACTCGATCATCGTGAAGGCGCTCGCGGATCGGCTGGCCGAGGCGTTTGCCGAGTATTTGCACGAGCGGGTGCGGCGCGAGTGGGGATACGGCAAGGGTGAGCACCTCAGCAACAAGGAGCTGATCGACGAGCGCTACCGGGGCATCCGGCCGGCGTTTGGCTATCCGGCCTGCCCGGACCACAGCGAAAAGCGCAAGCTCTTCTCACTGCTCGAGCCGGGCCAGGTTGGAATCACACTCACCGACAGCTTCGCGATGCTGCCGGCGGCCAGTGTCAGCGGGCTCTACCTGTCACACCCCGACGCCCGGTATTTCAACGTCGGTCGGGTTGGTAAGGATCAGGTCGAGGACTACGCCCGGCGCAAGGGGGTTGGTGTGGAGCAGGCCGAACAGTGGCTGCACCCGAGCCTCTCCTATGAACCTGCCCCGTCGGTGCGGCCGCTGCCGGCCCCAGCCGACGCCCGTGCGCCGCGGGTCTGA